The Proteus sp. ZN5 genome includes the window TATCGGTGGTGTGGTATTCGGCTGCTTCGCTGGTATGACTTACTGGTTCCCTAAAGCATTTGGTTTCACACTGAATGAAAAATGGGGTATCCGTGCATTCTGGTTCTGGTTTATCGGCTTCTTTATGGCCTTTATGCCACTGTACATTCTTGGCTTTATGGGTATGACTCGTCGTATCAGCCAAAACATCAACCCAGAGTTCCATCCAATGCTGATGGTTGCTGCGGGTGGTGCTGCACTGATTGCTATCGGTATCGCTTGTCAAGTTGTCCAGATCTACGTCAGTATCCGTGACCGTGATCAAAACCGTGATTTAACGGGAGATCCGTGGGGCGGACGTACTCTGGAATGGTCAATTTCTTCACCTGCTCCTTTCTATAACTTTGCCGTTGAACCTAATGTTCAAACACGTGATGAGTGGTGGGATCAAAAAGAAAAAGGCACAGCTTATCAGCGTCCAACTAAATACGAACCAATCCATATGCCTAAAAATACAGGCGCTGGTGTGATTATTTCAGCATTCAGCTTAGTACTTGGTTTTGCCATGATCTGGCATATCTGGTGGTTAGCTATCGTTGGTTTCGCTGGCATGATTGTCACTTGGATCGTGAAAAGCTTTGATACAGATGTGGATTACTATGTCCAAGTACCTGAAATTGAAGCTCTCGAGAATAAGCATTATGAAGAACTGAAAAAAGCAGGTGTGAAATAATGTCTACTCAAACTGTAAATAACACAAACGCCCATGAGCATCATGGGCACCACGATGCAGGAGCGACGAAAGTTTTCGGCTTCTGGATCTACCTAATGAGCGACCTTATCCTGTTTGCCAGCTTATTTGCCACTTATGCGGTGCTTGTTAACGGGATTGCGGATGGCCCTTCAGGTAAAGAAATTTTTAGCTTACCGTTTGTTTTAGTTGAAACCTTCTTACTGCTATTTAGTAGTATCACTTTTGGTTTCGCTATGCTGAGCATGAATAAAGGTAGCGTTAGCCAAGTTAATCTGTGGTTATTTGTTACTTTCTTATTCGGCCTAGGTTTCGTCATCATGGAAGTTTACGAATTCCATGAGCTAATCGCAGAAGGTTATGGCCCAGATCGCAGTGCATTCTTATCTGCATTCTTTGCATTAGTTTCAACGCACGGTCTTCACGTAACGGCTGGCTTAATTTGGATTGTTATTATGATGATCCAAGTATCACGCCGTGGTTTAACTGAAGTTAACCGTACTCGTTTAAGCTGTTTAAGTCTGTTCTGGCACTTCCTTGACGTTGTCTGGATCTGTGTGTTCACCGTAGTTTATCTGATGGGAGCGATGTAATGAGTCATCCAAATACTTCTCCTTCAGGCGCAAGCCACGGCAGCATGAAGTCTTATCTGATTGGCTTTATTCTGTCTGTTATCCTCACCGTTATTCCATTTTGGATGGTGATGGAAGGAACAGCGACACCAGCAACAATTCTATGGACTGTTGTCGGTATGGCAGTTGTGCAAATTGTGGTTCACTTAGTCTGCTTCTTGCATATGAATACGTCATCAGAAGAGCGCTGGAACGTCGTCGCATTCCTGTTCACACTGCTTATTATCGGCATTGTTGTCGTAGGCTCGTTGTGGATTATGTACAACCTGAACATCAATATGATGATGGATTAAGAGTTGTCGCTATGATTAAGCAATACCTACAAGTCACCAAACCAGGAATTATTTTCGGAAATTTAATTTCTGTAATAGGTGGTTTTCTGCTCGCTTCTAAAGGTGAGATTGATTACTCCCTATTTTTCGCGACGCTACTTGGGGTGTCTCTGGTCGTTGCTTCTGGTTGTGTTTTTAACAACTACATTGACCGTGATATTGACCGTATCATGGAAAGAACGAAGAACCGCCCATTAGTTAAAGGATTAATTGACCCTCAAGTTAGCCTGATATATGCCTCAGTATTAGGTATTGCAGGTGTTGTGCTGCTCTATGTAGCAGCCAACCCACTTGCAATGTTTATCGCTGTATTCGGTTTTATTATTTATGTTGGGGTTTATAGCCTCTATATGAAGCGTAAGTCTGTTTATGGCACACTGATTGGTAGCTTATCTGGCTCTGCACCTCCTGTTATCGGTTATTGTGCCGTTAGCGGTGAATTTGATGCAGGCGCGGCAATCCTATTACTTATCTTTAGTTTGTGGCAAATGCCTCACTCTTATGCCATTGCTATTTTCCGTTTTAAAGACTACCAAGCTGCAAATATCCCGGTATTGCCTGTAATTAAAGGGATCTCAGTCGCTAAACGTCATATTATTCTTTATATTCTGGCGTTTATGATTGCAACCTTAATGCTGACATTAGTGGGTTATGCAGGCTATAAATATCTGATTGTGGCTTCAGCCGTCAGTATTTGGTGGTTAGGCATGGCTTTATCGGGTTATAAAGCAACCAATGATATTGTGTGGGCACGAAAATTATTTATTTTCTCTATTGTCGCAATCACTTCATTAAGCGTAATGATGTCTGTTGATCCAACTAGCTCAACAGAAGCGGTTCTTGCGTATCTAAGATAATGTATTTATTAAAGTAACCTAAATACCAGTCAGCCTTCTGACTGGTATTTTTTTATCTCTTTTACGACTTCGCATGATATCAGTACAGTTTTGTCTTTTTTGTATCCCATTTATTGATTAACCTCACTAGAAAATGTCATTACAATGGAGGTATCAGTAATACGAGGTAATCCATGAATGATAATAAAATGACCCCATTAGAGCGTAAAGCAACATGGGGACTAGGCACCGTTTTTTCTCTTCGCATGCTTGGCATGTTTATGGTACTCCCAGTTTTAACCACCTACGGGCTTCAACTACAACACGCAACAGAATCTCTCATTGGATTAGCCATCGGTATTTATGGATTAACACAAGCTATATTCCAAATTCCTTTTGGTATTTTCTCTGATAAATTTGGTCGAAAACCTATGATTGTTTTTGGCTTAATTATTTTTATTATAGGTAGTCTGATTGCGGCTCTCAGTGACAATATCTACGGCATTATTATTGGTAGAGCATTACAAGGAGCGGGAGCTATCTCAGCTGCAGTAATGGCTTTATTATCAGATTTAACACGAGAACAAAATAGAACAAAAGCAATGGCCTTTATTGGTATTAGCTTTGGGATAACATTCGCTTTAGCCTTAGTTTTAGGGCCTATTTTAACGCATATTTTTGGTTTACATGGCCTGTTTTGGGGAATTGCCCTACTCGCTTTTGGTGGCATTATTATTACGCTTTTTACTGTGCCAAATAGTGAACACCATATTCTTAATCGAGAGTCAGGTTTTGTTCGTGGTAGCGTAAAAAAAGTTTTATTTGATGCACAACTTCTTAAATTGAATACAGGTATTTTTTCACTACATACTTTATTAATGGCCGCATTTGTTGCACTTCCGCTGGTTATGAGTAGCGCAGGTTTAGCGAAAGAAAAACATTGGATTGTTTATCTAGTCACCATGCTTATTGCCTTTATTACTGTACTTCCTTTTATTATCTATGCAGAAAAAAAACGAAAAATGAAACAAGTTTTCTTATTCTGTATTTCCTTACTTATTGTTGCTCAAGCTATTTTGATTATTTCAGGCTCAAGCTTGTGGTTAATTATTGCGGGTATTCAAGTTTTCTTTATTGGATTTAATATTATGGAAGCACTTCTTCCTTCATTAATCAGTAAAGAAGCACCAGCAGGTTATAAAGGCACAGCAATGGGAATTTATTCCACCAGCCAATTTTTAGGTGTGGCATTAGGCGGAATATTAGGAGGATGGCTTTACCAGCATTATAGTGCGCAGATTGTATTTTTAGGCTGTTTATTGATTGGTCTTATTTGGTTTTTTATTAGCCTAACATTACGCCAACCCTCTTATGTCAGTAGTTTACGTGTTGAATTACCTGAAAGTTTATCTTCAAGCCAACAACAGCAACTACAACAATTATTTAAGCAACAACCTGGTGTCAATGAAGTTGTGATTATGGCGGACGAACAAAGTGCCTATATCAAGGTTGATACTAAACAGACGCCAAGAGCAACATTAGAGGCTCTGATCCCCTTAGTTTGAAGATCAATAAACTTACTAGATGAAATAAAAATGCGCTGGTTCAACAGCGCATTTTTGTATGACTAAAGGGGTAAACAATTAGTCACGGAAATTGTTAAATTGGAATGGCTGCCCTAGCTCGCCTTCTCTTACTAATTTCATCACAGCTTGTAAGTCATCACGCGATTTACCTGTAACACGAACTTGCTCGCCTTGAATTTGGGCCTGAACTTTCAATTTACTGTCTTTGATCAGCTTAACAATTTTTTTCGCTAAGGCTGTATCAATACCTTGCTTTAAGGTAGCTTCTACGCTGTACATTTTTCCGCTGTGAGTCATCTCTTCAGGGATATTTAATACCGCACCATCAATCCCTCTTTTTGCCATTTTCTCACGCAGAATATCTAATAATTGTTGAACCTGAAATTCAGATACACTAGTCGTTTTCACTGACTCTGCTTTTTCGTTTAATTCAAAGCTTGCTTCAACGTTACGAAAATCCCAGCGAGTAGTCAGTTCACGTTGTGCGTTTTCTACCGCGTTACGCACTTCATGTAAGTCAACTTCAGATACGATATCAAAAGATGGCATTCTTTCTTCCTCAATAAATAAATACAACCCGAATAATAGCTTCTTTTAGGGTTGCAAAAAAGCATTGCACATTCAATAACAAATTTATCCCTTTACAGTAAAGCGCAAACATACTTTAAACAGAGAAGTGTAATCAATGTTATAATTTTAGCTAAATAGTCTAATGACCGTCAGTAGCCCCCTTACGCTATTACGATTTGTAAAAAGAGGCACAATGAAAATTACCGTTTTAGGGTGTGGTTCGATTGGTAAACTTTGGGTTGCCGCTTTAACACTTCAATCTCATGAAGTACAAGGTTGGCTAAGAGTGCCTCAGCCTTTTTTAGACGTGAATGTTGATAACATTAATGGCGAGCCTTTTTATCAACGTATTACCGCAAATCAACTTGAATGGTTAAAACAAAGCGAATTATTAATTGTCTGCTTAAAATCTTGGCAAGTATCAGATGCGGTTAATGCGCTACTACCTTATCTTTCTGCACAGTGCCCTATTTTACTAATTCATAATGGTATGGGTACTGCTGATGAATTAACCGCAACCAAACACCCTGTTATCAGACCTATTTTACAAGGCATTATTACTCATGGTGCTTACCAACAAGGCCAAGATGTTATTCATACAGCAACTGGAATAACACATATAGGTCCATTAAATCATGCAGCCCAACAATACAGTTATTTAGCAGAAATCTTGCATCATGCCTTACCTGACGTCGCTTGGCATAATGATATCCATACGATTAGTTGGTTAAAACTTGCAGTTAATTGCGTTATTAACCCTCTTACCGTTTACTATCAATGCCGTAATGGGGATTTATTGCGTTATCCTGAACATATTCAAAAAATATGCGATGAAGTTTATTTAGTAATGGAGCGTGAAGGAGTTGTACCAACGTCTCAAGCCCATCTTCATGGCTATATTATTGATACGATAGAACAAACAGCAAATAATTATTCGTCTATGTATCAAGATGTGAGATATCAACGCCATACAGAGATTGACTATATTACTGGTTATTTATTACGTCGAGCTTCAGAGCAAGGGCTTGTATTACCCGAAAATAACCGCCTTTTTCAATTTATTAAACAACAGGAAGGCAATTATGACCATATCAGCGCTCATCTGCCTAGCTAATGGAAGTGAAGAAACCGAAGTCGTTACCACCGCAGATTTGCTGGTAAGAGCCGGTATTAATGTTGTGCTTGCAAGTGCAGAAGATGATGTTGATGATCTTGTTATCACTTGTTCTCGTGGTATTAAAATTGTAGCTGATGCACCTTTAGTTCGTGTCGTTGATCATCACTACGACGTTATTATTCTACCGGGTGGTTTACAAGGTACTGAAACCTTAAGAGACAGCCCTTTAGTGGTTGAGAAAGTGCGCCGTATGCACAGTGAGAATAAACTTGTCGCAGCCATCTGTGCAGCACCAGCCATTATTCTTGAGTCTCACAATATTTTCCCCATTGGCAATATGACGGGTTTTCCTGCATTAAAAGATAAAATATCACCGAAAAAATGGGTTGATTATCGAGTCTATTTTGATGAAAGAGTTAACTTAATTACTAGCCAAGCGCCTGCAACATCTATTGATTTTGCACTAAAAATTATCGAACGTTTAAAAGGTAAAGAAGCTGCCGCAGATGTTGCTAAACAACTTGTATTGCCACCCGGTATTTATAATTACCAAGATGAATTTACAGGGTTTGGGGATAGGTAATTAAGTTACACATATACTAAAAAACATCCCCACTAAATAAAATCACATTATTAATTAATATATTATTTATTAGTTGGGGATTAATTTTTAAGACTTATTTCGGTTGTTATTTCTGCTTATCAGATTTAAAAATAATTCTTAAGAGGCTAAGATAGAGCCAATTTCTAAAGGAAGTGGCAAAATGAAAACTCTGCAATCTCATAAAAAATTACCTAGACTTGTTACTTTAATTTCTATGGGATTAGCCACTGTCCCAGCGGAAAGTTTTAGACATAAACAATCATTGTTCCCCCCTAATGTTCAATACTCTTTTGCATCCCCTAAATCTAATCAAATTATTGCTATTCCGATTAATGATGCTACTGAAAAAATGAACAATTTAGCTGAATTACTCAATAGTGATTTAAACAGATTAAGAGAAGAGTGGGAAAATCATGAAAGTTTATTTATTAGCCAACACATCTATGAACAAATAAATAAAAATATAAAAGATATAGATACCTCTTTAGGTGATATAAAAAATGTCCTTATCTCATTTTCAAATAATGATATCTCAAAAAAACAGAGTATTCTTTTATTTGGCCACTCATTAGCAATATATAGAAGTGCATTAGCTGAGATTGTTTCATTTATAGAACAAACTCATCAGCCATTAAAAACAACGAATAAAAAACCCAATATAACAGATGCTGAGATGAGAAAATTAATACAATCTGAGCATACTAAATTAGGGCTTGATACACCTAAATTTGATAGCAATTAATATTTTATGATTCAAATATCAATACATCCTGATATTGAATATAAAGCTATCGCTAATGAGTATGCTCTCTTATTAAAGCTCTGGAAAAAAGAGAAAATATTATCTAATTATTTAGGTGCTGATGGTCGATGGGAAAGTAATGCTAAATTATGTCAATCTCTCATTTCTAAAATACATATTAGAATGCCAATTGAGCCTGAATGTAATAAAAGAACACCACAAATACAAAGAAAATCTAATCATTACTTAGTTTACTGCCAGCATTGGCTCAACCCTGACAGATATCAAATTATTGCTATTATGTCACCGAATGCCCATGAAATAGCAAAAACATCATTTTTAGCTGTGCTAGAAAAAGAGCTGAAGAATTTCAAAGTCTCTTTTAATAAATCATTATCAACAACCAATTAAAAAGCCACTTATACTTATATAGTGGCTTTTTTATCAACAATATAAATGTTATATATTATTTTTTACGATAGACTTTAACGTTCTCAAAACCTTGTTCGCGTAAATAAAGCGCCTGTAAACGGCTCATCATTCCACGATCACAATAGAGTAAATAGGTTTTTGCTTTATCTAAATCACCAAACTGAGTGCTTAGTTTATAGAAAGGTAGTTCTTTAACATCGATACCTTCTATCTTTAATGGTGAATTCTCTTGCTCTTCTGGTGAGCGAATATCCAGAATAACGTCGTTAGCACCAAACTCAGAGACCATCTCAACTTCAGTAACTTGCTGTACGGTTTCTTCGGCAATACGACGAATATCCATATTCTTAGCATTTTCAACAACGCTATCAAGAATAGAAAAATCAAACTTCTCTTCTTCTGCTTCGATCTTCGCTTTTACCGCTTTCACTGTTGGGCTTTTTGAAATCACACCACAGAATTCAGGCATTGTGCGAGCGAAATCTTCTGTACCAATTTGACGTGCGATATTGATAATGTTTTCTTTATCA containing:
- a CDS encoding cytochrome o ubiquinol oxidase subunit III, with protein sequence MSTQTVNNTNAHEHHGHHDAGATKVFGFWIYLMSDLILFASLFATYAVLVNGIADGPSGKEIFSLPFVLVETFLLLFSSITFGFAMLSMNKGSVSQVNLWLFVTFLFGLGFVIMEVYEFHELIAEGYGPDRSAFLSAFFALVSTHGLHVTAGLIWIVIMMIQVSRRGLTEVNRTRLSCLSLFWHFLDVVWICVFTVVYLMGAM
- a CDS encoding cytochrome o ubiquinol oxidase subunit IV; protein product: MSHPNTSPSGASHGSMKSYLIGFILSVILTVIPFWMVMEGTATPATILWTVVGMAVVQIVVHLVCFLHMNTSSEERWNVVAFLFTLLIIGIVVVGSLWIMYNLNINMMMD
- the cyoE gene encoding heme o synthase produces the protein MIKQYLQVTKPGIIFGNLISVIGGFLLASKGEIDYSLFFATLLGVSLVVASGCVFNNYIDRDIDRIMERTKNRPLVKGLIDPQVSLIYASVLGIAGVVLLYVAANPLAMFIAVFGFIIYVGVYSLYMKRKSVYGTLIGSLSGSAPPVIGYCAVSGEFDAGAAILLLIFSLWQMPHSYAIAIFRFKDYQAANIPVLPVIKGISVAKRHIILYILAFMIATLMLTLVGYAGYKYLIVASAVSIWWLGMALSGYKATNDIVWARKLFIFSIVAITSLSVMMSVDPTSSTEAVLAYLR
- a CDS encoding MFS transporter; its protein translation is MNDNKMTPLERKATWGLGTVFSLRMLGMFMVLPVLTTYGLQLQHATESLIGLAIGIYGLTQAIFQIPFGIFSDKFGRKPMIVFGLIIFIIGSLIAALSDNIYGIIIGRALQGAGAISAAVMALLSDLTREQNRTKAMAFIGISFGITFALALVLGPILTHIFGLHGLFWGIALLAFGGIIITLFTVPNSEHHILNRESGFVRGSVKKVLFDAQLLKLNTGIFSLHTLLMAAFVALPLVMSSAGLAKEKHWIVYLVTMLIAFITVLPFIIYAEKKRKMKQVFLFCISLLIVAQAILIISGSSLWLIIAGIQVFFIGFNIMEALLPSLISKEAPAGYKGTAMGIYSTSQFLGVALGGILGGWLYQHYSAQIVFLGCLLIGLIWFFISLTLRQPSYVSSLRVELPESLSSSQQQQLQQLFKQQPGVNEVVIMADEQSAYIKVDTKQTPRATLEALIPLV
- a CDS encoding YajQ family cyclic di-GMP-binding protein → MPSFDIVSEVDLHEVRNAVENAQRELTTRWDFRNVEASFELNEKAESVKTTSVSEFQVQQLLDILREKMAKRGIDGAVLNIPEEMTHSGKMYSVEATLKQGIDTALAKKIVKLIKDSKLKVQAQIQGEQVRVTGKSRDDLQAVMKLVREGELGQPFQFNNFRD
- the panE gene encoding 2-dehydropantoate 2-reductase, which encodes MKITVLGCGSIGKLWVAALTLQSHEVQGWLRVPQPFLDVNVDNINGEPFYQRITANQLEWLKQSELLIVCLKSWQVSDAVNALLPYLSAQCPILLIHNGMGTADELTATKHPVIRPILQGIITHGAYQQGQDVIHTATGITHIGPLNHAAQQYSYLAEILHHALPDVAWHNDIHTISWLKLAVNCVINPLTVYYQCRNGDLLRYPEHIQKICDEVYLVMEREGVVPTSQAHLHGYIIDTIEQTANNYSSMYQDVRYQRHTEIDYITGYLLRRASEQGLVLPENNRLFQFIKQQEGNYDHISAHLPS
- the yajL gene encoding protein deglycase YajL, with the translated sequence MTISALICLANGSEETEVVTTADLLVRAGINVVLASAEDDVDDLVITCSRGIKIVADAPLVRVVDHHYDVIILPGGLQGTETLRDSPLVVEKVRRMHSENKLVAAICAAPAIILESHNIFPIGNMTGFPALKDKISPKKWVDYRVYFDERVNLITSQAPATSIDFALKIIERLKGKEAAADVAKQLVLPPGIYNYQDEFTGFGDR
- a CDS encoding type II toxin-antitoxin system YafO family toxin; translated protein: MIQISIHPDIEYKAIANEYALLLKLWKKEKILSNYLGADGRWESNAKLCQSLISKIHIRMPIEPECNKRTPQIQRKSNHYLVYCQHWLNPDRYQIIAIMSPNAHEIAKTSFLAVLEKELKNFKVSFNKSLSTTN